One region of Candidatus Saccharibacteria bacterium genomic DNA includes:
- a CDS encoding PAS domain-containing protein: MDFYSKYRHQLTLRVLGYVIVLQAFVLGIGWMLYSQEMEPLVVSMGMVLCSLGGGLLFTHFITTTSSEPLKALWQAILHVAPHGESQHAPQIEKLHYGRELVSSLINHVYQMASVITDVEKTTSKKIQDMHANFLANSLPLPLLVLDKDDAIVYANETAIRYLALPIDEMEGKNIYTALDMSFSDDQTLHSWLQNVRQSSITGNMRWERVRIGLPGQQNGKQFDLAAHFNKENPMGYETLLIMFDHTEVYSQDDQAMSFVALSVHELRTPLTLLRGYIEVFDEELGPNLNAEMQGFMKKMDAAAQQLAAFVDNILNVAKIEDNQLTLQLKQEEWDDVLRTVVNDLRLRASVRGVTIKATVARNLPAVGVDRYSIYEVVANLLDNAIKYSRGTKEVHLSASLNANGLVETSVKDFGLGIDSSILPHIFDKFYRNHRNRAQIGGTGLGLYLSRAIVQAHGGQISVNSKVDEGSTFTFTVLPYTKLAEQGKTGNTNGITRGAHGWIKNHSLYRE; encoded by the coding sequence ATGGATTTTTATAGCAAATACCGACACCAACTCACCCTCCGAGTCCTCGGCTATGTCATTGTGCTCCAGGCATTTGTACTTGGAATAGGCTGGATGTTGTACTCACAGGAGATGGAACCGCTTGTTGTCTCTATGGGTATGGTTTTGTGCTCGCTAGGCGGAGGTCTGCTGTTTACCCATTTCATTACTACTACGAGCAGCGAACCATTGAAAGCACTATGGCAAGCAATTTTGCACGTTGCTCCTCACGGCGAGTCACAACACGCACCCCAAATTGAAAAACTGCACTACGGCAGAGAGCTCGTGTCAAGTCTGATAAACCACGTTTATCAGATGGCCAGCGTCATCACGGATGTCGAAAAAACTACCTCAAAAAAAATACAAGACATGCATGCAAACTTTCTTGCCAATTCTTTACCGCTGCCACTGCTTGTCCTCGACAAAGACGACGCCATTGTTTACGCAAACGAAACAGCCATCCGGTATTTGGCCCTGCCGATTGATGAGATGGAGGGCAAAAATATCTACACCGCGCTCGACATGTCGTTTTCGGACGACCAGACATTACACAGCTGGCTACAGAACGTTCGGCAATCAAGTATTACCGGCAATATGCGCTGGGAACGCGTACGCATAGGCCTGCCTGGGCAGCAAAACGGCAAGCAGTTTGATCTAGCGGCCCATTTTAACAAAGAGAACCCCATGGGCTACGAAACGCTTCTCATTATGTTTGACCATACCGAAGTCTACAGCCAAGATGACCAAGCAATGAGCTTCGTGGCACTGAGCGTGCATGAGCTACGCACTCCGCTTACTTTACTTCGCGGGTACATTGAGGTTTTTGACGAAGAACTCGGCCCAAACCTAAACGCCGAAATGCAAGGCTTTATGAAAAAGATGGATGCCGCCGCTCAGCAACTTGCTGCGTTTGTTGACAACATTTTGAATGTTGCAAAAATAGAAGATAACCAGCTCACGCTCCAGCTAAAGCAAGAGGAGTGGGACGACGTTTTGCGCACAGTAGTGAACGACCTACGCCTGCGGGCAAGCGTTCGAGGCGTGACCATAAAAGCTACCGTGGCACGCAACTTGCCGGCTGTGGGAGTTGATCGATACAGCATATATGAAGTCGTTGCAAACTTGCTCGACAACGCCATCAAATACTCCCGTGGGACTAAAGAAGTACACCTCTCCGCCAGCCTCAACGCAAATGGTCTTGTCGAGACCAGCGTAAAAGATTTTGGCCTTGGTATAGATTCTTCAATCTTGCCACATATTTTCGATAAATTTTACCGCAACCACCGTAACCGCGCTCAGATAGGTGGCACAGGTCTAGGCCTCTACCTGAGTCGAGCTATTGTGCAGGCACACGGCGGGCAAATATCGGTCAATAGCAAAGTTGACGAGGGAAGCACATTTACATTCACCGTCTTGCCATACACCAAACTTGCAGAACAGGGCAAAACAGGCAATACTAATGGCATCACCCGCGGAGCCCACGGCTGGATAAAAAATCACTCGCTCTACCGCGAATAA
- a CDS encoding class I SAM-dependent methyltransferase, with amino-acid sequence MINHISTILHKHTLISDQVSKQQVEVILHQLQRVLDAYIEGDIVEFGCYVGTTSLFIRRLLDQQLLGSDGSERAFHVYDSFEGLPPKSTWDTSITGEQFTAGQLAISKKQFLLEFKKAHLQPPIVHKAWFKDLTDTSIPDKIAFAFLDGDFYESIRGSLNLVLPHMTQGSTIVVDDYSREALPGVARAVNEHFRSETITTSHNLAIIQHS; translated from the coding sequence ATGATCAATCATATAAGCACAATACTCCACAAACACACTCTCATTTCTGATCAGGTTAGCAAACAACAGGTCGAGGTTATACTGCACCAGCTTCAGCGCGTCCTAGACGCCTATATCGAAGGAGACATTGTTGAATTTGGCTGTTACGTCGGCACAACGAGTCTCTTCATTCGACGGCTCCTCGACCAACAATTACTAGGGAGCGATGGCTCAGAGCGGGCATTTCATGTCTACGACAGTTTTGAGGGTCTGCCGCCAAAATCCACCTGGGATACGTCTATAACAGGGGAGCAGTTTACCGCGGGCCAACTTGCCATCAGCAAAAAACAGTTCCTGCTTGAGTTCAAAAAAGCTCACCTTCAGCCACCCATTGTTCACAAAGCCTGGTTCAAAGACCTTACGGATACCAGCATTCCCGACAAAATCGCATTCGCATTTCTTGATGGTGACTTTTATGAAAGCATACGCGGTTCACTCAACCTTGTCCTTCCTCACATGACGCAAGGTAGTACTATTGTTGTCGATGATTACTCCCGCGAAGCACTCCCCGGCGTCGCCCGTGCCGTAAACGAACACTTCCGGTCCGAAACCATTACCACTTCGCATAACCTTGCCATCATCCAGCACTCGTAA
- a CDS encoding DUF3048 domain-containing protein, which produces MIDNFLGADPLRRQTPKLVEPVKQEPLRSIHELVAEQEATETAGDQSPGAVQTPTDILPETPNEVESSSVNNTSQVKRAPGFFAFRWTLSKRWTIVLGLVVALLIGGGLTAAYTLTRPTVKGGVYTSKNPPKPAPKITTVASSLSGLQVDPSVNERPVLGVMIENSPDARPQSGLDQAGVVFEAIAEGGITRFLALYQDTQPDYIGPVRSARPYYVQWCMSFDCAYAHAGGSPEALQNIGAWGTKDLPDTRGIFWRISNRYAPHNLYTSSSKLTELAATKGYGKPTLTGFTRKKDKPYVAPPAATATPKKNTTPETRPPANVVNLNTSSGSYNAQFNYDPATNSYARAQGGAAHTTIDAAGTQTQIKSKVVVALITNYGVAADKHSQYGVTGSGQAVVFQDGTVIQASWSKTETASPLRLTDAAGADIALNAGQTWLTALSGADRLSYQ; this is translated from the coding sequence ATGATTGATAACTTTCTTGGGGCTGATCCACTGCGCCGCCAAACCCCGAAACTAGTTGAACCAGTTAAGCAAGAGCCCCTTCGTTCCATCCACGAGTTGGTTGCGGAGCAGGAAGCGACCGAAACTGCCGGGGATCAGTCGCCTGGAGCAGTGCAAACTCCCACCGACATTTTACCTGAAACTCCAAATGAAGTTGAGTCGTCCTCTGTAAATAACACATCCCAAGTAAAGAGGGCTCCTGGTTTTTTTGCGTTCCGCTGGACACTTAGCAAGCGTTGGACTATTGTACTCGGTCTGGTTGTGGCCTTGCTCATAGGAGGTGGGCTTACTGCCGCCTACACGCTCACGCGCCCAACAGTCAAAGGCGGTGTCTATACGAGCAAAAATCCGCCGAAACCTGCGCCAAAAATCACCACAGTGGCCAGCAGCCTTAGCGGCCTACAAGTTGATCCAAGCGTCAATGAGCGTCCAGTTTTGGGCGTTATGATTGAAAACAGTCCTGATGCTCGGCCACAAAGTGGGCTTGACCAGGCTGGTGTTGTTTTTGAAGCAATCGCCGAAGGAGGGATCACCCGTTTCCTCGCTCTCTACCAAGACACGCAGCCCGACTACATTGGCCCCGTGCGCAGCGCCCGGCCGTACTATGTGCAGTGGTGCATGAGCTTTGATTGTGCGTATGCCCACGCTGGGGGCAGTCCAGAGGCTTTGCAAAATATTGGGGCATGGGGCACAAAAGATTTGCCCGACACGCGTGGTATATTTTGGCGCATTTCTAATCGCTATGCCCCACACAATCTATATACAAGTAGCTCGAAACTGACAGAGCTCGCGGCCACAAAAGGGTACGGCAAGCCAACACTGACCGGTTTTACCCGTAAGAAGGACAAACCCTACGTAGCACCCCCAGCTGCCACGGCAACGCCAAAGAAAAACACAACACCAGAGACAAGACCTCCCGCCAACGTTGTCAATCTCAACACCTCAAGTGGTAGCTACAATGCTCAGTTTAACTATGACCCCGCGACAAACTCCTACGCCCGTGCCCAGGGCGGAGCGGCGCATACGACGATAGACGCCGCCGGTACTCAAACGCAAATCAAGTCTAAAGTTGTTGTCGCTCTTATAACCAACTACGGTGTAGCCGCAGATAAGCACTCCCAGTACGGCGTTACTGGCAGCGGACAGGCCGTTGTATTCCAAGATGGCACCGTAATACAAGCCTCGTGGAGCAAGACTGAAACTGCCTCACCACTCAGGCTGACTGATGCGGCTGGTGCAGATATAGCCCTGAACGCCGGCCAAACATGGCTAACCGCCCTTAGCGGTGCCGACAGACTATCATACCAGTAG
- a CDS encoding glutamate--tRNA ligase: protein MTTVRTRFAPSPTGYIHVGNVRAALFPWLLARQQTGTFILRIEDTDQARFVAGATDLILDTLTWLGLTWDEGPRVGGEHGPYFQTERRDTYRAWAQKLIDKGLAYADPYTPEQVQAFREEAKAAKRAFLFRDHRPENPPVWDGTQPLRFKVTDVKRYTWHDPVMGELTAGPEALDDFVLIKADGLPTYNFAHIVDDAEMGITHVIRGLEYISSTPRYLSLYAALELEVPILACLPHILAPDGKKKLGKRDGAKSVTDYRTDGILPEAMLNFLASLGWNDGTEQEIFTREELIQKFSLGRVQKSGASFDETRLLWMNGQWIRRLTLDDLYARTAPYWPAEAGDANELHKKQVLALVQDRLKTLAELPMMTRYFFSEPTENRALITENKQLKKLQPSEINALMAAARDKLQGVEQWDAEHILTALNELLEETGQNPGTLFSLIRIYTTWAPFSPALDATLALLGKDKTITRLKPQQN from the coding sequence ATGACAACTGTCCGTACACGTTTTGCACCAAGCCCCACCGGATACATCCACGTTGGTAATGTCAGGGCGGCATTATTCCCCTGGCTTTTAGCACGCCAGCAAACAGGCACATTTATTTTACGCATCGAAGATACCGACCAAGCACGGTTTGTTGCGGGTGCGACCGATCTCATCCTCGACACACTAACCTGGTTGGGTCTCACCTGGGACGAAGGCCCCCGTGTTGGCGGAGAGCACGGCCCGTATTTTCAGACCGAACGGCGCGACACGTACCGCGCCTGGGCACAGAAACTTATAGACAAAGGCCTGGCCTACGCCGATCCGTATACCCCAGAACAAGTCCAGGCCTTCCGCGAGGAGGCCAAAGCTGCCAAGCGAGCTTTCCTATTCCGTGACCACCGTCCTGAAAACCCACCCGTTTGGGACGGCACGCAACCACTACGCTTCAAGGTGACAGACGTGAAACGCTACACCTGGCACGATCCGGTTATGGGTGAGCTCACCGCCGGCCCCGAAGCACTCGACGATTTTGTACTTATCAAAGCCGACGGCCTGCCAACCTACAATTTCGCCCATATCGTAGATGATGCTGAAATGGGCATCACCCACGTCATACGCGGCCTTGAGTACATAAGCTCTACTCCTCGTTACCTCAGCCTTTACGCAGCACTCGAACTTGAAGTACCCATACTTGCGTGCCTGCCACACATACTGGCTCCGGACGGCAAGAAAAAACTCGGCAAACGTGACGGTGCCAAAAGCGTCACTGATTATCGTACCGATGGCATTTTACCTGAAGCCATGCTAAATTTCCTGGCCAGTCTTGGGTGGAACGATGGTACCGAGCAAGAAATATTCACCCGCGAAGAGCTTATACAAAAATTTAGCCTAGGCCGTGTTCAGAAAAGCGGAGCCAGTTTCGATGAAACCAGACTTCTCTGGATGAACGGGCAGTGGATTCGTCGCCTAACATTAGATGACCTCTATGCCCGAACTGCACCATACTGGCCAGCCGAAGCGGGCGACGCCAACGAGCTGCATAAAAAGCAGGTACTCGCGCTTGTTCAAGATCGCCTAAAAACCCTCGCCGAATTACCCATGATGACACGATACTTTTTTAGTGAACCAACTGAAAACCGCGCACTCATAACAGAGAACAAACAGCTAAAAAAACTACAGCCAAGTGAAATAAACGCCCTTATGGCCGCTGCCCGCGACAAACTGCAAGGGGTAGAGCAGTGGGACGCCGAGCATATTCTAACCGCTCTGAACGAGCTACTAGAAGAAACCGGCCAAAATCCAGGCACCCTTTTTAGCCTCATACGTATATACACTACCTGGGCGCCCTTTAGCCCAGCACTCGACGCTACCCTCGCTCTCCTCGGCAAAGATAAAACCATCACCCGCCTGAAACCCCAGCAAAATTAA
- a CDS encoding 23S rRNA (pseudouridine(1915)-N(3))-methyltransferase RlmH, producing MRLHLLTIGKPKLAYAKLGFEEYAQRLGRLHQLRVTHLSDKYADDAKKILGETQDTVTMVLEINGMEYTSETLADFVRARELESREVCFIIGGPNGLPQQVRDAADYRWSLGRLTLPHDLAMVVTLEALYRASTIISGLPYHK from the coding sequence ATGCGACTACACCTACTAACAATCGGCAAGCCTAAGCTTGCATATGCAAAGCTAGGGTTTGAGGAGTACGCGCAGCGGTTGGGGCGGCTTCACCAGCTACGCGTAACGCATTTAAGTGACAAATACGCTGATGACGCCAAAAAGATCCTAGGTGAAACGCAAGACACCGTAACAATGGTGCTAGAAATAAATGGGATGGAATATACATCTGAAACATTGGCAGATTTTGTGCGAGCCAGAGAACTCGAAAGCAGGGAAGTCTGTTTTATCATTGGCGGACCAAATGGTTTGCCCCAGCAAGTGCGTGATGCCGCCGACTATCGTTGGTCACTTGGCCGCCTCACGCTACCGCACGACCTTGCCATGGTCGTTACTCTAGAAGCCCTTTACCGCGCCAGCACTATCATCTCCGGCTTACCGTATCATAAGTAA
- a CDS encoding PAS domain-containing sensor histidine kinase, giving the protein MQEYIFIGGGAIVGIALGVMGWILAIKRKGLGSATTSKLASTLRDEKAKSDIILGAIQDGVVLVDDQQIIQHFNQGATSITGWTKQEAQGLDWHSVLKFVSAKGEVIPTDLTPLAKAFSTGQPLRDNALSIMTKADTIVATNFSVSPLVDSGKHVTGMVAIFRDVSEERAEENQRAEFISTASHEMRTPVAAIEGYLSLALNEKVAIIDNRARDYLEKAHSSTKHLGQLFQDLLTSAKAEDGRLTNHPKVVEMGAFLEQLAQDLRFSAEKKGLFMEFLFGNSSIKDASGERGEVLDMNKVIRPLYYVQVDPDRMREVITNIFDNSCKYTEEGKVSLGLTGNDGVVQVYVKDTGAGIPTEDIPHLFQKFYRVDNSATRTIGGTGLGLFICRKIVELYQGRIWVESELGKGSTFYINIPRITSQKAEQLMATEAANPLNTTTVVPSTTAQVSTNQLS; this is encoded by the coding sequence ATGCAAGAATACATATTTATCGGTGGTGGGGCGATTGTTGGCATTGCACTGGGGGTGATGGGATGGATTCTTGCTATAAAACGAAAAGGGCTCGGTTCTGCAACCACAAGCAAGCTTGCCAGCACGCTACGTGATGAAAAAGCAAAGTCCGACATCATCCTTGGAGCCATTCAAGATGGAGTAGTCCTTGTAGACGACCAGCAAATCATTCAGCATTTTAACCAAGGTGCAACGAGCATTACTGGTTGGACAAAGCAGGAGGCACAAGGCCTGGACTGGCATTCGGTATTGAAGTTTGTTAGTGCCAAAGGCGAGGTCATACCGACCGACCTAACGCCACTGGCAAAAGCCTTCTCGACCGGCCAGCCGCTACGTGACAACGCGCTCAGCATAATGACCAAGGCAGACACAATTGTTGCCACCAATTTCAGTGTGTCACCGCTCGTAGACAGTGGCAAGCACGTCACGGGTATGGTAGCAATTTTTCGCGACGTTAGCGAAGAACGTGCCGAGGAAAACCAGAGAGCAGAATTTATTAGTACAGCCAGCCACGAGATGCGCACGCCCGTTGCGGCTATAGAAGGCTACCTCAGCTTGGCGCTCAACGAAAAGGTTGCAATCATTGACAACCGTGCACGGGACTACCTTGAGAAGGCACATAGCAGCACAAAACACCTCGGACAGCTCTTTCAGGACCTCCTTACTAGCGCCAAAGCTGAAGATGGCCGCCTCACTAACCATCCAAAAGTAGTAGAAATGGGCGCATTTCTCGAGCAGCTCGCTCAGGATTTACGGTTTTCGGCCGAAAAAAAAGGGCTGTTCATGGAGTTTTTATTTGGTAATTCGTCTATAAAAGATGCCAGCGGCGAAAGAGGTGAAGTCTTAGACATGAACAAAGTTATACGGCCGCTCTACTACGTGCAGGTTGACCCTGACCGTATGCGCGAAGTTATTACAAACATTTTCGACAATAGCTGTAAGTACACCGAGGAGGGCAAGGTAAGCTTGGGACTAACTGGTAACGATGGCGTTGTACAGGTGTACGTAAAAGACACCGGTGCCGGCATCCCAACAGAAGACATTCCTCATCTTTTCCAAAAATTTTATCGGGTTGACAATAGCGCCACGCGTACCATTGGCGGCACGGGCCTAGGCCTTTTCATATGCCGGAAAATTGTTGAGCTGTATCAGGGGCGAATATGGGTCGAGAGTGAACTCGGCAAGGGCAGCACTTTTTATATAAACATCCCCCGCATAACCTCTCAAAAAGCCGAGCAGCTCATGGCCACAGAAGCCGCCAATCCACTCAACACAACTACAGTCGTACCAAGCACAACCGCGCAGGTATCGACAAACCAGCTGTCGTGA
- a CDS encoding 3'-5' exonuclease — translation MQHRPIVFLDIETTGGSPHWSRITEIGAIRIENGAVSGVFNQLIDPECAVPPFITRLTGINNAMVSGQPTFKDVATELEQFLDQAIFVAHHVNFDYGFIREEYRRLGRMFRMDRGCTVRLDRLLYPAQHSHALDRIIERQGIDVAHRHRAFDDAAVLWEYFEFEWQARGLEIFRNFEKTLITTRSNIL, via the coding sequence ATGCAACACCGACCAATCGTATTTTTAGACATTGAGACAACGGGCGGAAGTCCGCACTGGTCACGTATTACCGAAATAGGAGCAATCCGCATCGAAAATGGCGCAGTCAGTGGCGTGTTCAACCAACTGATTGATCCAGAGTGCGCCGTTCCGCCGTTCATCACACGGCTCACTGGTATTAACAATGCGATGGTATCGGGGCAGCCGACATTTAAAGACGTTGCCACAGAACTGGAGCAATTTTTGGATCAGGCAATATTTGTCGCTCACCACGTAAACTTTGATTACGGGTTTATCCGAGAAGAATATCGCCGCCTCGGGCGTATGTTTCGTATGGACCGAGGGTGTACCGTTCGACTTGACCGACTGTTATATCCAGCGCAGCACAGTCACGCACTAGACCGCATCATTGAACGGCAGGGGATAGACGTGGCGCATCGCCACCGCGCATTTGACGACGCTGCCGTCCTGTGGGAGTACTTTGAGTTTGAATGGCAAGCGCGCGGCCTAGAAATATTCCGCAACTTCGAAAAAACCCTCATTACAACTCGCTCAAACATCCTGTAA
- a CDS encoding response regulator: MQPDTPIPTPTPTLRKVLCVEDEHFISELYARALTKAGYEVDVQLDGQNGLAAAQTDAYDIILLDLMVPSITGIEVLRTLRDPRQTPKMHAKIIITTNLEQRDDVRADIEHQADGYLVKAEITPHQLVEFLSKLEPATT; encoded by the coding sequence ATGCAACCAGACACACCCATTCCCACTCCAACCCCAACGCTTCGAAAAGTCCTCTGCGTTGAGGATGAACATTTTATTAGTGAGCTCTACGCCCGAGCTCTGACCAAAGCCGGTTACGAAGTCGATGTTCAGCTCGATGGCCAAAACGGCTTAGCGGCCGCCCAAACAGACGCATACGATATTATCTTGCTTGACCTTATGGTGCCCAGTATTACCGGCATCGAGGTTCTGCGCACCTTGCGTGACCCTCGTCAGACGCCCAAGATGCATGCAAAAATAATCATTACGACGAACCTCGAACAGCGCGATGACGTCCGTGCCGATATCGAGCACCAGGCCGACGGCTACCTTGTCAAAGCAGAAATAACTCCCCATCAACTGGTAGAGTTTCTGAGTAAACTCGAACCGGCAACGACCTAA
- a CDS encoding winged helix-turn-helix transcriptional regulator, with amino-acid sequence MAESFRFEEIGLETRDRRVYEALVENPQSSLRKIAADTGINRGSVYESMKRLAEQGLVGSIEVGKQRRYTASNPDVIIELLKERQEQAAVAQSLAAEYIANLPKPSSDTAQVVSFATFYEDHEGIAAILRDVLATCREQKNPAYRVISTKRVRQYLYHNFPNFTQRRIADEISVRVIGVGSGSSQDELSERKEFPATRGEAPNCYTLIYGNKTALITLGDTNVLSAIVIDNPGVTNMQKELFDHLWQTF; translated from the coding sequence ATGGCAGAATCATTTCGATTTGAGGAAATTGGCTTAGAAACTCGTGACAGACGAGTATATGAGGCGCTGGTAGAAAACCCCCAGAGCTCGCTGCGAAAGATTGCCGCCGACACAGGGATAAACCGCGGCAGCGTCTACGAAAGCATGAAGCGGCTCGCAGAACAGGGCTTGGTCGGCTCAATAGAGGTTGGTAAGCAGCGACGCTATACTGCCAGCAACCCCGACGTCATCATCGAGCTGCTTAAAGAACGGCAAGAACAGGCCGCAGTCGCCCAATCACTCGCCGCGGAATACATCGCCAATCTACCAAAACCCAGTAGCGACACTGCTCAAGTTGTGTCTTTCGCTACCTTTTACGAAGACCACGAGGGGATTGCAGCCATTTTACGGGATGTGCTTGCCACCTGCCGCGAGCAGAAAAACCCAGCATACCGGGTTATCTCTACGAAACGCGTTCGCCAATATCTTTACCATAATTTTCCAAATTTTACTCAACGCCGGATAGCAGACGAGATTAGTGTTCGAGTGATTGGCGTTGGCAGCGGCAGTAGTCAAGATGAATTAAGTGAACGCAAAGAGTTTCCAGCAACTCGCGGAGAGGCTCCAAATTGCTACACCCTCATATACGGCAACAAAACAGCCCTGATAACGCTCGGCGACACAAACGTTCTTTCGGCAATTGTTATCGACAACCCCGGCGTCACCAACATGCAGAAAGAGCTTTTTGACCACCTATGGCAAACGTTCTAG